From the genome of Paracoccus seriniphilus, one region includes:
- a CDS encoding 50S ribosomal protein L11 methyltransferase, producing the protein MTTFSALTHVAGRDAAESLSEACEDLTPEPVGTGVFEIEDGSGRWEVGAYFTEKPDDVALSLLAAAFGAEPFAVSELPEVDWVAHVRRELTPVAAGRFFVHGSHDTDSIPEGAEALCIEAAMAFGTGHHGTTKGCLEAIDRLANDGFQPHRIADIGCGTAVLAMGAARIWPVTVLASDIDEVAVDTAEANVIANGLDGRVICIEAAGFDHPTLDNAAPFDLVLANILKQPLIDLSADMARHVAPNGKIVLSGILTTQAQEVVEAYQAVGFTLDRRDDLGEWTTLTMTRNS; encoded by the coding sequence ATGACAACATTCTCTGCCCTGACCCATGTCGCCGGGCGCGACGCCGCCGAAAGCCTGTCCGAGGCCTGCGAAGACCTGACCCCCGAGCCTGTGGGCACCGGTGTCTTCGAGATCGAGGACGGTTCCGGGCGCTGGGAAGTCGGTGCCTATTTCACGGAAAAGCCCGATGACGTCGCCCTGTCGCTGCTGGCGGCGGCCTTTGGGGCCGAGCCTTTTGCCGTCTCGGAACTGCCCGAGGTGGATTGGGTCGCCCATGTCAGGCGCGAGTTGACGCCAGTCGCCGCCGGGCGGTTCTTTGTTCACGGCAGCCATGACACCGACAGCATCCCCGAGGGGGCCGAAGCCCTGTGCATCGAGGCCGCCATGGCCTTTGGCACCGGCCATCACGGCACGACCAAGGGCTGTCTGGAGGCCATCGACCGCCTTGCCAATGACGGCTTCCAGCCGCATCGCATCGCCGATATCGGCTGCGGCACGGCGGTTCTGGCGATGGGCGCGGCGCGCATCTGGCCCGTCACCGTTCTGGCCAGCGATATCGACGAAGTTGCCGTTGATACCGCCGAGGCGAACGTGATCGCGAACGGGCTGGATGGGCGCGTGATCTGCATCGAGGCTGCCGGATTCGATCATCCGACGCTGGACAATGCCGCGCCTTTCGATCTGGTTCTGGCCAATATTCTCAAGCAGCCGCTGATCGATCTGTCAGCGGATATGGCGCGCCATGTTGCACCGAACGGGAAGATCGTGCTTTCGGGCATCCTGACCACCCAGGCGCAAGAGGTGGTCGAAGCCTATCAGGCCGTCGGTTTCACCCTGGATCGTCGTGACGACCTGGGCGAATGGACGACCCTGACCATGACCCGCAATTCCTGA
- the msrA gene encoding peptide-methionine (S)-S-oxide reductase MsrA yields the protein MMNRKDETMTTHAIFNRPLGVQAPHGFDQAVFGMGCYWGVERLFWTQRGVWLTEVGFAGGNTTSPTYEDVCTGQTGHAEVVRVIFDSSLISYEHLLRLFWENHDPTQGDRQGNDRGSQYRSLIMVFNASQRAAAEASRIDYGNRLAVEGLGKITTQIIDESPFWPGPESHQQYLEKNPDGYCGLKGTGVEASMPNADQNL from the coding sequence ATGATGAACCGGAAGGATGAAACGATGACAACACATGCGATTTTCAATCGTCCCCTTGGTGTTCAGGCGCCACATGGCTTTGACCAGGCCGTCTTCGGCATGGGATGCTATTGGGGTGTCGAACGGTTGTTCTGGACGCAAAGAGGCGTCTGGCTGACCGAGGTCGGATTTGCCGGCGGCAACACGACGAGCCCGACCTATGAGGATGTCTGCACCGGCCAGACCGGCCATGCCGAGGTGGTGCGGGTCATCTTTGACAGTTCGTTGATCAGCTATGAACATCTGCTGCGGCTGTTCTGGGAAAACCACGACCCCACCCAGGGTGACAGGCAGGGCAATGATCGTGGCAGCCAATATCGCAGCCTGATCATGGTCTTCAATGCCAGCCAGCGTGCCGCGGCCGAGGCCTCGCGGATCGACTACGGAAACCGCCTCGCCGTGGAAGGCCTGGGCAAGATCACCACCCAGATCATCGACGAATCCCCCTTCTGGCCCGGCCCCGAATCGCATCAGCAGTATCTGGAAAAGAACCCGGACGGATATTGCGGGCTGAAGGGCACGGGGGTAGAGGCATCCATGCCCAACGCGGATCAAAACCTATGA
- a CDS encoding YeeE/YedE family protein: MDLLTPMTEISERFGDLTTALLVGGVTGAIFGFAAQRSAFCLRSAAVELSRGRLGPRLAIWLLAVAAAILSAQAARLTGLFDADTAQLMNFAGSWSGAVLGGLVFGVGMVLARGCSGRLLVLAGTGNLRCLLAGLVLALTAQFTIGGFLAPVRRWVNGLSMTPGGRNVELLGSVGAGPWLGLAIGAVLMVAALLLVQRAQAGWGKSLFALLAGLAISLGWVLTYTQSLVSFEPLGVVSATFAAPSANIMLSLMTGSFALSFSLGLIPGVFAGSFLGGLVGRELRLEGYHSVPQMLRSLIGGALMGFGGVLAGGCAIGAGVTGVSIFVGPLCLATVFFFLGAWIADRLVDRAAASAHAPVQVQH, from the coding sequence ATGGATCTGCTGACCCCCATGACCGAAATATCGGAGCGCTTTGGCGATCTGACAACCGCCTTGCTGGTCGGCGGGGTGACAGGCGCCATCTTCGGCTTTGCTGCGCAAAGATCGGCCTTCTGCCTGCGCTCGGCTGCTGTCGAGCTGTCACGCGGTCGCCTCGGGCCGCGGCTGGCGATCTGGCTGCTGGCGGTGGCTGCGGCGATTCTTTCGGCGCAGGCGGCGCGGCTGACCGGGCTGTTCGATGCCGATACCGCGCAGTTGATGAATTTCGCGGGCAGTTGGTCGGGCGCGGTTCTGGGCGGGCTTGTCTTTGGCGTCGGCATGGTGCTGGCGCGGGGCTGTTCGGGACGGCTGCTGGTTCTGGCGGGGACGGGCAACCTGCGCTGCCTGCTGGCAGGCCTGGTGCTGGCCCTGACGGCGCAATTCACGATTGGCGGTTTCCTGGCACCCGTCAGACGATGGGTCAACGGGCTGTCGATGACGCCGGGCGGGCGCAATGTCGAGCTGCTTGGCTCCGTCGGCGCAGGGCCCTGGCTGGGGCTGGCGATCGGGGCGGTGCTGATGGTCGCGGCATTGCTGCTGGTGCAACGCGCGCAGGCGGGCTGGGGAAAATCGCTGTTCGCTCTGCTGGCCGGGTTGGCGATCAGCCTCGGCTGGGTGTTGACCTATACGCAATCGCTGGTTTCATTCGAACCTCTGGGTGTCGTGTCGGCCACTTTTGCCGCGCCATCGGCAAATATCATGCTGTCACTGATGACCGGCAGCTTTGCGCTCAGCTTCAGCCTGGGGCTGATTCCCGGTGTCTTTGCCGGTTCTTTCCTGGGCGGCCTGGTCGGGCGGGAACTGCGCCTGGAGGGATATCACAGCGTGCCGCAGATGCTTCGTTCACTGATTGGCGGGGCGCTGATGGGCTTTGGCGGGGTGCTGGCCGGGGGCTGTGCCATCGGGGCGGGCGTGACCGGCGTGTCGATCTTTGTCGGGCCGCTGTGTCTGGCCACGGTCTTCTTCTTTCTGGGGGCATGGATCGCCGATCGGTTGGTGGATCGCGCTGCCGCATCCGCCCATGCCCCGGTTCAGGTTCAGCACTAG
- a CDS encoding tyrosine recombinase XerC — translation MTESGPLALSPAMSDALARWLETEAATRDRSDHTITAYRGDLLAFLSFLGGYLGEAATPKSLASLTQSEMRAFAASERARGFGARSLARRQSAIRSFLRWISDREGFDLSAALSARSPKYARSLPRPLTPEQARGALDIVSTGHDTPWVSARDVAVMTLLWGCGLRISEALKLNGSDWPFREALTITGKGGRQRQVPVLPVARDAVAQYLQLCPWPLVADEALFRGVRGGRLDSGLISAALRKARAALGLPPTATPHALRHSFATHLLAAGGDLRTIQELLGHASLSTTQVYTGVDDAQLMSVYRAAHPRS, via the coding sequence ATGACAGAGTCCGGTCCGCTGGCACTCTCTCCGGCCATGTCGGATGCGCTTGCCCGCTGGCTGGAGACCGAGGCGGCAACCCGCGACCGTTCAGACCATACGATCACGGCATATCGCGGCGACTTGCTGGCGTTCCTGTCCTTTCTGGGCGGCTATCTGGGCGAGGCCGCAACGCCGAAATCGCTGGCCAGCCTGACGCAATCAGAGATGCGTGCCTTTGCCGCATCGGAACGCGCGCGCGGCTTTGGCGCCCGCTCTCTGGCACGCCGGCAATCCGCGATCCGCAGCTTTCTGCGCTGGATCTCGGACCGCGAAGGATTTGATCTTTCCGCCGCCCTGTCCGCGCGCAGCCCCAAATACGCCAGATCACTGCCGCGCCCGCTGACCCCCGAACAGGCAAGGGGCGCGCTGGATATCGTATCCACCGGACATGACACGCCATGGGTTTCAGCCCGGGACGTGGCCGTGATGACCCTGCTTTGGGGGTGCGGATTGCGAATCTCCGAAGCCCTCAAACTGAATGGCAGTGACTGGCCCTTTCGCGAGGCGCTGACCATCACGGGAAAGGGCGGGCGGCAGCGCCAGGTGCCGGTGCTGCCGGTGGCGCGCGATGCGGTGGCGCAATATCTGCAACTGTGCCCCTGGCCCCTTGTTGCAGATGAGGCCCTGTTTCGTGGCGTCAGGGGTGGCCGGCTGGACAGCGGGCTGATCTCGGCGGCCTTGCGCAAGGCCCGTGCGGCGCTGGGGCTGCCGCCGACGGCAACGCCACATGCGCTGCGCCATTCATTTGCGACCCATCTTCTGGCCGCCGGGGGCGATCTGCGCACGATCCAGGAATTGCTGGGTCATGCCAGCCTGTCGACCACGCAGGTCTATACCGGCGTCGATGACGCGCAACTCATGTCCGTCTATCGCGCGGCCCATCCGCGCAGCTAG
- a CDS encoding DUF484 family protein has translation MAVGLDQETRDRLLADPAALLADRDVMRALVAAREAELGDNVIDIRGRAMEALESRLERLEAQHENVIAAAYDNQSGMAIIHRAVIGLLETSDLGEFVDSLQAEIAPQLRIETLRLIIESDPLLADLPEDVVTVPEGSIARIIEAGRRAPRGDDIILRPAPPVTRPIHGRTVASEALLPLNLGATRPRAMLLLGSADAQRFQPTHGTDLLRFFAQVFRLVLLGRLTT, from the coding sequence ATGGCAGTAGGACTGGATCAGGAAACACGTGACAGGTTGCTGGCCGATCCCGCTGCCCTTCTTGCAGATCGCGACGTGATGCGTGCATTGGTCGCGGCGCGCGAAGCAGAGCTGGGCGACAATGTCATCGACATTCGCGGCCGCGCGATGGAAGCGCTGGAAAGCCGGCTGGAACGGCTGGAAGCGCAACATGAGAACGTCATTGCCGCGGCCTATGACAACCAGTCCGGCATGGCGATCATCCACCGCGCGGTGATCGGCCTGCTGGAGACCTCCGATCTGGGCGAATTCGTCGACAGCCTTCAGGCCGAGATCGCCCCGCAGTTGCGCATTGAAACGCTGAGGCTGATCATCGAATCCGACCCGTTGCTGGCCGATCTTCCCGAAGACGTGGTGACCGTGCCCGAGGGGTCCATTGCCCGCATCATCGAGGCCGGACGGCGCGCCCCGCGCGGCGATGACATCATCCTGCGCCCCGCCCCGCCGGTCACCCGGCCAATTCACGGGCGCACCGTCGCCTCCGAGGCCCTGCTGCCGTTGAATCTGGGGGCGACACGTCCCCGGGCCATGCTGCTGCTGGGCAGCGCCGATGCGCAGCGCTTTCAGCCGACCCATGGCACCGATCTGCTGCGGTTCTTTGCGCAGGTCTTCCGGCTGGTCCTGCTGGGGCGGCTGACGACATGA
- the fsa gene encoding fructose-6-phosphate aldolase: MKFFVDTADVAAIKELNDLGMVDGVTTNPSLILKAGRDITEVTREICEMVDGPVSAEVVAEKADDMIREGKTLAKIADNITIKVPLTWDGLKACRVLSDEGHMVNVTLCFSAAQAILAAKAGATFISPFIGRLDDIHLDGMDLIADIREIYDNYGYETQILAASIRSVNHIVEAGKIGTDVITAPPAVIKSMANHVLTDKGLAQFNADWAKTGQKIG, from the coding sequence ATGAAATTCTTCGTCGATACCGCCGATGTTGCCGCCATCAAGGAACTGAACGATCTGGGCATGGTGGATGGCGTCACCACCAACCCCTCGCTGATCCTGAAAGCAGGCCGCGACATCACCGAAGTCACGCGCGAAATCTGCGAAATGGTCGATGGTCCCGTATCGGCCGAAGTCGTCGCCGAAAAGGCCGATGACATGATCCGCGAAGGCAAGACCCTGGCCAAGATCGCCGACAATATCACCATCAAGGTGCCGTTGACCTGGGACGGCCTGAAAGCCTGCCGCGTGCTCTCGGATGAGGGCCATATGGTCAATGTGACGCTGTGCTTCTCGGCCGCGCAGGCAATCCTGGCCGCCAAGGCCGGCGCGACCTTCATCAGCCCCTTCATCGGTCGCCTGGACGACATCCATCTGGACGGCATGGATCTGATCGCGGACATCCGTGAAATCTATGACAACTATGGCTATGAAACGCAGATCCTTGCAGCCTCGATCCGCTCGGTGAATCACATCGTCGAAGCCGGCAAGATCGGCACCGATGTCATCACCGCGCCGCCCGCCGTCATCAAGTCCATGGCCAACCATGTCTTGACCGACAAGGGTCTGGCACAGTTCAATGCCGATTGGGCAAAGACCGGTCAGAAGATCGGCTGA
- a CDS encoding primosomal protein N', producing the protein MNDKQPAYFPHRARIAVLTCEPVGVLDYLAPEGGVRQGQLVLVPLGPRRVLGMVWGEGTGDFDLAKLRTVARVLDAQPFSPEFRDFLTRAADYTLTPPPLMLRMATRAPDLAQPPAARRVIVPGNQEPQRLTEARKRVLDVIAEHGGASFAPSELAQLAGVGTSVVKGLVTQGALAEIEAPRDLPYPRLDPTLPGKPLSTDQQVAADALRGAIARGTYGTTLLRGVTGSGKTEVYLEAVAECLAQGRQALVLLPEIALSAEFLDRVEARFGARAGEWHSGITRGERRRLWHMAGRGEVGLVVGARSALFLPFRDLGLIVVDEEHDSSYKQEDVVFYSARDMAVLRASIAGAHVVLASATPSLESWVNAANGKYARLDLKSRFGEAELPEMAAIDLRSEEMPSGRWISPSLASAVEARLARGEQALLFLNRRGFAPVTVCRACGEQIACHQCDARMVEHRFQNRLVCHQCGESRPIPTVCPSCKVEGKLAPVGPGVERIADEVATRFPDAKATVLSSDLFHSARALKETIAEISEGDTDIIIGTQIVAKGHNFSRLTLVGVIDADLGLQGADMRAAERSFQLMRQVAGRAGRQSGKAPGMALLQTHQPDHPVIRAILSGQDEAFWDAEAEARRAAGMPPFGRLAGIILSHPDLEVVAQFARLLASNARPLLDVGAQLWGPAPAPIARVRGRHRMRMLIHAPRQAPVQSAIADWLAPHRPPANLRLSVDIDPQSFL; encoded by the coding sequence ATGAATGACAAGCAGCCCGCCTATTTCCCCCATCGCGCCCGGATCGCCGTTCTGACCTGCGAGCCGGTCGGCGTGCTGGACTATCTGGCCCCCGAGGGCGGTGTGCGGCAAGGGCAGCTGGTTCTGGTGCCTCTGGGGCCACGCCGCGTTCTGGGAATGGTCTGGGGTGAGGGAACCGGCGATTTCGATCTGGCCAAGCTGCGCACCGTGGCACGGGTTCTGGATGCCCAGCCCTTTTCCCCTGAATTTCGCGATTTCCTGACCCGCGCTGCCGACTATACGCTGACGCCGCCGCCGCTGATGCTGCGCATGGCCACCCGCGCGCCGGATCTGGCCCAGCCGCCGGCCGCGCGTCGGGTCATCGTGCCGGGCAATCAGGAGCCGCAGCGCCTGACCGAGGCCCGCAAGCGTGTTCTGGATGTCATTGCCGAACATGGCGGGGCCAGTTTCGCGCCGTCGGAACTGGCGCAGCTTGCCGGGGTCGGGACATCCGTGGTCAAGGGGCTGGTGACGCAGGGTGCCCTGGCCGAAATTGAAGCACCGCGCGATCTGCCCTATCCGCGTCTCGATCCGACGCTGCCCGGCAAACCTTTGTCCACCGATCAGCAGGTGGCGGCGGATGCGCTGCGCGGCGCGATTGCCAGGGGCACCTATGGCACCACCTTGCTGCGCGGCGTGACCGGCTCGGGCAAGACCGAGGTCTATCTGGAGGCTGTGGCGGAATGTCTGGCGCAGGGGCGGCAGGCGCTGGTCCTGTTGCCGGAAATCGCCCTGTCGGCGGAATTCCTGGACCGGGTCGAGGCGCGTTTCGGGGCGCGTGCGGGCGAATGGCACAGCGGTATCACGCGCGGTGAGCGCCGTCGCCTGTGGCATATGGCCGGGCGCGGCGAGGTCGGTCTGGTCGTCGGTGCGCGCTCGGCCCTCTTCCTGCCGTTTCGCGATCTGGGGCTGATCGTCGTCGATGAAGAACATGACAGCAGCTACAAGCAGGAAGACGTGGTTTTCTACAGCGCCCGCGACATGGCGGTGCTGCGGGCCTCGATCGCCGGGGCGCATGTGGTTCTGGCCTCCGCAACGCCCAGTCTGGAAAGCTGGGTCAACGCGGCCAACGGGAAATATGCGCGGCTGGACCTGAAATCGCGTTTTGGCGAGGCGGAACTGCCCGAGATGGCGGCAATCGACCTGCGCTCGGAAGAGATGCCCTCGGGGCGCTGGATTTCTCCGTCATTGGCCTCTGCTGTCGAGGCGCGTCTGGCGCGGGGCGAACAGGCGTTGTTGTTCCTGAACCGTCGTGGCTTTGCGCCCGTCACCGTCTGTCGCGCCTGCGGAGAGCAGATTGCCTGCCATCAATGCGATGCGCGCATGGTCGAACATCGCTTTCAGAACCGGCTGGTTTGCCATCAATGCGGAGAGTCCCGCCCGATCCCGACCGTATGCCCGTCATGCAAGGTCGAGGGCAAGCTTGCCCCCGTGGGGCCGGGGGTCGAACGTATCGCCGATGAGGTCGCGACGCGTTTCCCTGACGCCAAGGCCACGGTCCTGTCCTCGGATCTGTTCCATTCGGCTCGTGCGCTGAAGGAAACCATTGCCGAGATCTCGGAAGGCGACACCGATATCATCATCGGCACGCAGATCGTCGCCAAGGGACATAACTTTTCCCGGCTGACGCTGGTCGGTGTCATCGACGCCGATCTGGGCCTGCAGGGCGCCGACATGCGCGCGGCAGAGCGCAGTTTCCAGCTGATGCGACAGGTGGCCGGTCGCGCCGGGCGGCAATCGGGCAAGGCGCCGGGGATGGCACTGCTTCAGACGCATCAACCCGATCATCCCGTGATTCGTGCGATTCTGTCAGGGCAGGATGAGGCCTTCTGGGATGCCGAGGCCGAGGCGCGACGGGCGGCAGGGATGCCGCCCTTCGGGCGATTGGCGGGGATCATTCTGTCCCACCCCGATCTGGAGGTGGTCGCGCAGTTCGCGCGTTTGCTGGCCTCGAATGCCAGGCCGCTGCTGGATGTCGGAGCCCAGCTTTGGGGGCCTGCCCCTGCGCCCATCGCGCGTGTCCGGGGGCGTCACAGGATGCGGATGCTGATCCATGCGCCCCGTCAGGCTCCTGTCCAATCGGCCATAGCGGACTGGCTGGCACCGCATCGTCCGCCTGCCAATCTGCGCCTGTCGGTGGATATCGACCCGCAGAGCTTTCTCTAG
- a CDS encoding lytic transglycosylase domain-containing protein: MRRFLATILLTLGLASHSAMAHPAVDAIAGRAPARQSDKLRCTDDGRDCVRLTHYVEDICKLIERNAAERGLDPNFLARLLWKESRFEPGAISPAGAQGIAQFMPGTADLYDLHDPFNPALAISTAAWYLRYLADTFGNIGLAAIAYNGGEARAARFIARQSTLPYETLDYVESITGHNAWRWRDNPPAREELHLELNGETEFRPACVKLAGNRNLREFTTQPRVYPWGVIVASHPERSGAAKQVARLNRTLRPILGGKRVGYVRKKLSGLPRAVYTAQIGYDSKSAANSFCLKLKRLGGRCIVLKN; this comes from the coding sequence GTGCGACGCTTTCTTGCAACAATTCTTCTGACGCTTGGGCTGGCCTCTCATTCTGCCATGGCGCACCCGGCCGTGGATGCCATCGCCGGCCGCGCGCCCGCCAGGCAAAGCGACAAGCTGCGCTGCACCGATGACGGGCGTGACTGCGTTCGCCTGACGCATTATGTCGAGGATATCTGCAAGCTGATCGAACGCAATGCCGCCGAACGCGGGCTTGATCCGAACTTTCTTGCCCGCCTGCTGTGGAAGGAAAGCCGGTTCGAACCCGGCGCGATCAGCCCCGCCGGTGCGCAGGGCATTGCCCAATTCATGCCGGGCACGGCCGATCTCTATGATCTGCATGATCCATTCAACCCGGCCCTGGCGATCTCCACCGCGGCCTGGTACCTGCGCTACCTCGCGGATACTTTCGGCAATATCGGACTGGCTGCCATAGCCTATAACGGCGGCGAGGCCCGCGCCGCGCGCTTTATCGCCAGGCAGTCGACCCTGCCTTATGAAACGCTGGACTACGTGGAATCGATTACCGGCCACAATGCCTGGCGCTGGCGCGACAATCCGCCAGCCCGTGAGGAACTGCACCTGGAGTTGAATGGCGAGACCGAATTCCGCCCTGCCTGCGTCAAGCTGGCCGGCAATCGCAATCTGCGCGAATTTACCACGCAGCCCCGTGTCTATCCCTGGGGGGTGATCGTGGCCAGCCATCCCGAACGCTCGGGTGCGGCAAAGCAGGTCGCACGGCTGAACCGCACCCTGCGCCCGATTCTGGGGGGCAAACGAGTCGGATATGTCCGCAAGAAGCTGAGCGGCCTGCCGCGCGCGGTCTATACCGCGCAGATCGGCTATGACAGCAAATCTGCGGCCAATTCCTTTTGTCTCAAGCTGAAACGGCTGGGCGGACGCTGCATCGTGCTGAAGAACTAG
- a CDS encoding L,D-transpeptidase, which translates to MRLAPLYAALALGLAACAPTTQGTPTANVDSADAVPAIYKARIDIGPDGEPVTIPEVRAAYLTERNRRQRVAYNGPEAPGTIVVDPYARVLYDVLENGEAMRFGIAVGRAGKGFNGNGVISVKKKWPSWTPTQNMIRSEPELYAQFAGGLPGGLDNPLGSRALYLYRNGRDTYYRIHGTMDPSSIGKATSAGCIRLFNQDIIDLFDETELGNRVKVRSQAESIQLEGEMVETPEGYVIPASEMAAATAAAPAGSSAVVAATSPVESAVPAR; encoded by the coding sequence ATGCGCCTCGCTCCCCTTTACGCAGCGCTGGCCCTTGGGCTTGCTGCCTGCGCCCCGACGACACAAGGCACCCCCACGGCGAACGTGGACAGCGCCGACGCCGTCCCGGCAATCTACAAGGCCCGGATCGATATTGGACCCGATGGAGAGCCCGTGACAATTCCCGAGGTGCGCGCCGCCTATCTGACCGAACGCAACCGCCGTCAGCGCGTGGCCTATAACGGGCCGGAAGCGCCCGGCACGATCGTCGTCGATCCCTATGCGCGGGTGTTGTATGACGTGCTGGAAAACGGCGAGGCCATGCGCTTTGGCATCGCGGTGGGACGCGCCGGCAAGGGCTTCAACGGCAATGGCGTCATTTCGGTCAAGAAGAAATGGCCCAGCTGGACCCCGACGCAGAACATGATCCGCTCTGAACCCGAGCTTTATGCACAATTCGCGGGCGGCCTGCCGGGCGGGTTGGACAACCCCTTGGGATCGCGTGCGCTCTATCTGTACCGCAATGGTCGCGACACCTACTATCGGATTCACGGCACGATGGATCCCTCTTCGATCGGAAAGGCGACCTCGGCCGGCTGCATCCGCCTGTTCAACCAGGACATCATCGACCTGTTTGACGAAACCGAACTTGGCAACCGCGTCAAGGTCCGCTCGCAGGCCGAAAGCATCCAGCTCGAAGGCGAGATGGTCGAAACGCCGGAAGGCTATGTCATCCCGGCCAGTGAGATGGCTGCAGCCACCGCAGCCGCGCCCGCGGGAAGCTCGGCGGTCGTTGCCGCGACCTCACCCGTGGAAAGCGCGGTTCCGGCCCGCTGA